One Staphylococcus ratti DNA segment encodes these proteins:
- the pbp4 gene encoding penicillin-binding protein PBP4, translated as MKKVILSILVVFFATTIITPFTKANTASPVDIANQYGYGVSYAFQPEGLVNISETGQILYQYQDQQKWYPASMTKLMTMYLTLKAVKAGDLSLNDTVKITDTHYRMSTLPELSNTKLYPGETYTIAELLQITVSASSNAASLILAKKVSGSTSKFVDDMNQTAKQLGMTKTHFVNPTGAENYRLLDFVPEKYKHETSSVSTPHDYAILAQHTVKDTPKILDFTKQIAPTQHGVTYYTFNDLLEGGDMSLPGTDGLKTGSSDLADYNNTLTTKRGKFRIFHVIMGAGDYKNLGGEKERNMMSASTINASFDQYAYKKILSKGEHKINGKNYYVTEDLYDVVPKNMSKPYHLMIEQGEVHLQYERQFISKAYGPPKVTVEKPIIYESKSFVMSSWQAHPILTILGSLFLVGFLSVIIYYLLSLIFNRRK; from the coding sequence ATGAAAAAAGTAATTCTGAGTATTTTAGTTGTATTCTTCGCTACAACTATTATAACACCTTTTACCAAAGCAAATACAGCCTCACCTGTAGATATCGCTAATCAATATGGCTACGGCGTTAGTTATGCTTTTCAGCCTGAAGGTCTTGTAAATATTAGCGAAACTGGACAAATTCTTTATCAATATCAAGACCAACAAAAATGGTATCCTGCGTCAATGACAAAGTTAATGACGATGTATCTCACTTTAAAAGCCGTGAAAGCTGGCGACTTGAGCCTTAATGATACCGTAAAGATAACGGACACACATTACCGAATGTCTACATTGCCAGAGTTAAGCAATACCAAACTCTATCCTGGTGAAACTTACACGATTGCAGAATTGCTACAAATTACAGTTTCAGCTTCAAGTAATGCAGCGTCTTTAATTCTTGCTAAAAAAGTATCTGGCTCTACGTCAAAATTTGTAGATGATATGAACCAAACTGCTAAACAACTAGGGATGACGAAAACGCATTTCGTTAACCCCACTGGCGCAGAAAACTATCGCTTACTGGACTTCGTCCCTGAAAAATATAAACACGAAACTTCCTCAGTATCTACGCCACATGATTATGCTATTTTAGCCCAACATACAGTAAAAGATACACCTAAGATATTAGACTTTACAAAACAAATTGCACCCACACAACATGGCGTGACTTATTACACATTTAATGACTTGTTGGAGGGTGGCGATATGAGTCTCCCTGGTACTGATGGACTCAAAACTGGCTCAAGTGACCTTGCAGATTACAATAACACATTAACGACTAAACGTGGAAAATTTCGTATTTTCCATGTCATTATGGGCGCTGGCGATTACAAAAATCTTGGCGGAGAAAAAGAACGTAACATGATGAGCGCCAGTACAATTAATGCTTCATTCGACCAGTACGCATATAAGAAAATCTTGTCTAAAGGCGAACACAAAATCAATGGCAAAAACTATTACGTTACCGAAGATTTATATGACGTCGTCCCTAAAAATATGTCCAAACCTTATCACCTTATGATTGAACAAGGCGAAGTGCACTTACAATATGAGCGACAATTTATCTCGAAAGCGTACGGACCACCAAAAGTAACTGTAGAAAAGCCTATTATTTATGAATCCAAGTCTTTTGTCATGAGTTCATGGCAAGCTCATCCAATCTTAACGATTCTCGGATCATTATTCTTAGTCGGTTTCTTATCTGTTATCATTTATTATTTACTCTCTTTAATATTTAATCGTCGCAAATAA
- the feoB gene encoding ferrous iron transport protein B, which produces MTNAYYILGNPNVGKTSLFNALTGSYDYVGNWSGVTVEKKVGQLKDHVGHLIDLPGLYDLVPISRDETVVTESLLNDTFDGMINIIDAAQIKRNFNLTIQLLEYGAPLIIGLNMVDVASQRGIQIDYQKLMRKLHLPVIPVIARTGKGSSDMLHALTDTHMTPRRPLVIQYGPTLEALISEVIAHIPENYPLERKHYRFIAIQYILDNPIIKNSFDQPLQNKLDQHISSFVQTHAIDVEKEILSKRQNYIEALLQDVVAYPTQSKYHLTERIDALLTHKILGIPIFLALMWLIFQITFTWVGTPLSDQLDEFFGGPLTDFVKHSMETLGIYAPIQALVTDGIIAGVGSVLVFVPQILVLFFFISLLEDSGYMARIAVIMDRIMENFGLNGKSFIPMIIGFGCNVPGIMAARSIEEEKERLITILITPFMSCSARLPVYGLFVAVFFAQHQALIVLSLYVLGIVAALVVSYILSKTLLKKDTSIFVVELPPYRMPSIKTLWRSTWEKGKGFVKKAGTFIFAGSVIIWLLNYVGPHGLDVPVDQSFLHSIGTILSPLLTPLGFNSWQAAATLIPGFLAKEVIVSAMAIIYAVNDDALVSTVSSHFTALSAYSFMVFILLYTPCLATVAAIRKETTSWKWTLLGVIYPITIAYLLSFIIYQVSTLIF; this is translated from the coding sequence ATGACTAATGCATATTATATATTAGGCAACCCAAATGTAGGTAAAACATCATTATTTAACGCACTAACAGGCTCCTACGACTACGTAGGCAACTGGAGCGGTGTTACTGTCGAAAAGAAAGTAGGACAATTAAAAGACCATGTGGGTCATCTGATTGATTTACCAGGGCTTTATGATCTTGTACCTATTTCACGTGATGAAACTGTAGTTACTGAATCGCTCCTCAATGACACGTTTGACGGTATGATTAATATTATTGATGCCGCTCAAATTAAACGAAATTTTAATTTAACAATACAGCTCTTAGAATATGGCGCACCTTTAATCATTGGATTGAACATGGTGGACGTCGCAAGTCAGCGTGGAATTCAAATTGATTATCAAAAGCTTATGCGCAAACTCCATCTTCCTGTCATTCCTGTTATTGCTCGTACAGGAAAAGGAAGTAGTGACATGCTGCACGCATTAACCGATACACATATGACGCCACGTCGTCCGTTAGTCATCCAATATGGTCCTACACTTGAAGCTCTAATTTCAGAAGTTATCGCACACATCCCAGAAAATTATCCATTGGAACGTAAACATTATCGTTTCATAGCCATCCAGTACATCTTAGACAATCCAATTATTAAAAATTCTTTTGATCAGCCGCTTCAAAATAAGTTAGATCAACATATTTCATCTTTTGTGCAAACACACGCTATTGATGTCGAAAAAGAAATATTATCCAAACGCCAAAACTATATTGAAGCCTTACTACAAGATGTTGTAGCCTACCCTACACAATCAAAATATCATCTTACTGAACGTATCGATGCATTATTAACGCATAAAATTCTAGGCATCCCTATATTTCTTGCTTTAATGTGGTTAATCTTTCAAATTACGTTTACTTGGGTTGGAACACCACTTTCAGATCAATTAGATGAATTTTTTGGAGGGCCATTAACTGATTTCGTGAAACATTCAATGGAGACTCTAGGCATTTATGCACCGATTCAAGCATTGGTTACAGATGGAATTATCGCAGGTGTCGGAAGTGTCCTTGTTTTCGTTCCTCAAATACTCGTTTTGTTTTTCTTTATTTCATTATTAGAAGATTCCGGTTATATGGCGCGTATTGCAGTCATTATGGATAGAATTATGGAAAATTTTGGTTTAAATGGAAAATCATTCATTCCTATGATTATCGGCTTTGGTTGTAACGTCCCAGGAATTATGGCAGCACGTAGCATTGAAGAAGAAAAAGAGAGATTGATTACGATATTGATTACACCATTTATGTCATGTTCTGCGCGTTTACCGGTGTATGGTTTGTTTGTAGCTGTATTTTTTGCACAACATCAAGCGCTCATTGTCTTAAGTCTTTACGTTTTGGGGATTGTTGCGGCATTAGTCGTGAGTTATATCTTGTCCAAAACACTGTTGAAAAAAGATACATCTATTTTTGTCGTCGAACTCCCCCCTTATCGCATGCCATCGATTAAAACATTATGGCGAAGTACATGGGAAAAAGGAAAAGGATTTGTTAAAAAAGCCGGCACATTTATCTTTGCAGGTTCGGTTATTATTTGGTTATTAAATTATGTAGGTCCGCACGGTTTAGATGTTCCAGTAGACCAGAGCTTTTTACATTCCATCGGCACAATACTTTCCCCTCTGTTAACACCTTTAGGCTTTAACAGTTGGCAAGCGGCTGCAACGTTAATTCCAGGTTTCCTTGCAAAAGAAGTTATTGTTAGCGCTATGGCCATTATTTATGCCGTCAATGACGACGCTTTAGTTTCCACAGTTTCATCACATTTTACAGCACTTTCTGCTTATAGCTTTATGGTCTTTATTTTACTTTATACACCTTGTTTAGCTACAGTAGCAGCAATTCGTAAAGAAACGACTTCTTGGAAATGGACATTACTTGGCGTTATTTACCCGATCACTATCGCCTATCTCTTATCTTTCATTATTTATCAAGTAAGTACACTCATTTTTTAG
- a CDS encoding ABC transporter ATP-binding protein: MSRLTGKEVTIGYGDRVIVDNLDVAIPDGKITSIIGPNGCGKSTLLKALSRLLHTKSGEVYLDGKNIQSQATKEIAKKIAILPQSPDVADGLTAAELVSYGRFPHQKGFGRLSEEDKKEIEWAMRVTGTYDFKHRAVNDLSGGQRQRVWIAMALAQKTDIIFLDEPTTYLDISHQLEILELVQELNREHNTTIVMVLHDINQAIRFSDYLITMKKGDIVKQGETHDVLTNQILEEVFNIDAELSIDPRTGKPMLVTYNLLCKHYEKVK, encoded by the coding sequence ATGAGTAGATTAACAGGAAAAGAAGTGACAATAGGATATGGCGACCGTGTCATTGTCGACAATTTGGATGTTGCGATTCCTGATGGGAAAATTACGTCAATCATCGGACCGAACGGATGTGGGAAATCCACATTGTTAAAAGCTTTATCTCGCTTACTTCATACTAAAAGTGGTGAAGTTTATTTGGATGGTAAAAATATTCAATCACAAGCAACTAAGGAAATTGCGAAAAAGATTGCGATTTTACCACAATCTCCTGATGTCGCAGACGGACTTACTGCAGCTGAACTCGTTTCATATGGACGCTTTCCACATCAAAAAGGATTCGGCCGCTTATCAGAAGAAGACAAAAAGGAAATTGAGTGGGCGATGCGTGTTACAGGGACGTATGATTTTAAGCATCGTGCGGTGAATGATTTAAGTGGTGGCCAACGCCAACGCGTATGGATTGCTATGGCGCTTGCGCAAAAAACAGATATTATTTTTCTTGATGAGCCGACAACTTATTTAGATATTTCACATCAACTTGAAATTTTGGAGTTGGTACAGGAGCTTAATCGTGAGCATAATACAACGATTGTGATGGTTTTACATGATATTAACCAGGCGATTCGCTTTTCTGATTATTTAATTACAATGAAAAAAGGCGATATTGTTAAGCAAGGTGAAACACACGATGTTTTAACGAATCAAATTCTTGAAGAAGTGTTTAACATAGATGCGGAATTAAGTATAGATCCGCGTACAGGAAAACCGATGCTTGTGACGTATAATTTACTGTGCAAACATTATGAAAAAGTTAAGTAA
- a CDS encoding FeoB-associated Cys-rich membrane protein translates to MTVLINLLFVLVIISYSIYVLVRHFKKAKQGHCRACDMDGHCDTSSLPKHLQK, encoded by the coding sequence ATGACTGTATTAATTAATCTATTATTCGTTCTTGTCATCATCAGTTATTCTATTTACGTTTTAGTACGTCACTTTAAAAAAGCCAAACAAGGCCACTGTCGTGCTTGCGATATGGATGGTCACTGTGACACCTCCTCATTGCCTAAACATCTACAAAAATAA
- a CDS encoding MDR family MFS transporter has translation MEKNNYSRIVMTVFLMGAFFMILNETLLNIALHELMKDFGISRTTVQWMASGFMMIMGIVSPLSALIIQWFSTRRLFLGLVVIFTIGTLIAGSAVNFPMLLTGRMIQAIGTGLMIPLIMNAMLLLFDESIRGKVMGVFGFVIMFAPAIGPTLSGFIVDYLGWRWLFFIMVPFMIFTFIFAMLFLKNVGEVTRPKIDFLSVILSTVGVTGIIFSISKMGATEGGLFNPLIFVSMIVGIICVFFFIRRQYQLETPILDFRVLKYHNYTKGMIIFIIVIMAMFASEIVMPMYLQGPMGFSAKIAGLILLPGAILNGILSPFMGNLFDKFGPRKLVIPGLVLLLGVTFFYTTIHPGLSVLVFVVAYIVLMIGIAAIMMPASTNGLNALPKEKYPHGTAIFNVLQPIAGATGIAIFVGIVTGVQNMSIAQHSNVTKAVQDEAMTTGMHVAYYVALVLILIALVLAWTLTNASKEKNEKPEK, from the coding sequence ATGGAAAAAAACAACTATTCCAGAATAGTTATGACAGTATTTTTGATGGGCGCTTTTTTTATGATTTTAAACGAAACATTGTTAAACATTGCCCTTCATGAATTAATGAAAGATTTTGGTATATCCCGTACTACGGTTCAATGGATGGCCAGTGGTTTCATGATGATTATGGGGATCGTATCGCCTTTATCAGCATTAATTATTCAGTGGTTTTCAACACGACGTTTATTTTTAGGATTGGTTGTTATTTTTACAATAGGGACGTTAATTGCAGGCTCGGCAGTCAATTTTCCTATGTTATTGACAGGTAGAATGATTCAAGCGATTGGTACCGGCTTGATGATTCCTTTAATTATGAATGCGATGTTGCTACTGTTTGACGAAAGTATTCGAGGAAAAGTAATGGGAGTATTTGGTTTTGTAATTATGTTCGCGCCAGCGATTGGACCGACATTATCTGGATTTATTGTAGATTATCTTGGATGGCGTTGGCTCTTTTTTATTATGGTTCCATTTATGATTTTTACATTTATCTTTGCGATGTTGTTTCTTAAAAATGTAGGTGAAGTGACAAGACCTAAAATTGATTTTCTTTCAGTCATTCTTTCTACGGTTGGGGTTACCGGTATTATTTTCAGTATTTCTAAAATGGGCGCAACTGAAGGTGGCCTTTTTAATCCACTTATATTTGTGTCTATGATAGTGGGTATCATTTGTGTTTTCTTTTTTATTCGACGTCAATATCAACTCGAAACACCTATTCTTGATTTCAGAGTCTTAAAGTATCATAACTACACTAAAGGAATGATTATCTTTATTATCGTCATTATGGCGATGTTTGCTTCTGAAATTGTAATGCCGATGTATTTACAAGGACCGATGGGATTCTCAGCTAAAATAGCCGGCCTTATTTTATTGCCTGGTGCTATTTTAAATGGAATACTTTCACCATTTATGGGAAATCTTTTTGATAAATTTGGGCCCCGAAAATTAGTGATTCCCGGGCTTGTGTTATTGTTAGGCGTGACGTTTTTCTATACTACGATTCATCCTGGCCTTTCCGTATTGGTATTTGTTGTAGCATATATTGTCTTAATGATTGGTATTGCAGCGATTATGATGCCCGCGAGTACAAATGGACTGAATGCTTTGCCGAAAGAAAAATATCCGCATGGGACAGCGATATTCAATGTGTTGCAACCTATCGCTGGAGCAACCGGGATTGCGATATTTGTTGGCATTGTTACAGGTGTCCAAAATATGTCTATCGCTCAACATTCAAATGTTACAAAAGCAGTTCAAGATGAAGCAATGACGACAGGAATGCATGTAGCCTACTATGTTGCGCTTGTTTTAATCCTTATTGCACTTGTCTTAGCATGGACATTGACAAATGCTTCAAAAGAGAAAAATGAAAAACCAGAAAAGTAA
- a CDS encoding NupC/NupG family nucleoside CNT transporter: MYLIINIIGLLVFIGIAALFSRDRKNIQWGSIGILVLLNLFLAWLFVYFPAGTKAVELAAAGISWVIDAAFSGVGFAFKSWTVGDMDMAVAALFPILLVVPLFDVLMYLRILPFFMRGVGWVLAKITRQPKFEAFFGIEMMFLGNTEAIAVSSEQVKRINDARVLTIAMMSMSSVSGAIVGAYVTMLPGELVLTAIPLNIINAMIVASILNPVHIDVDEDVIYELRTNEKRQPFFSFLGDSVLNAGKLVLIIIAFVISFVALAELIDRLIHLISGGIATLFHVKGSIGLDQILGLFMYPFALLLGLPFDEAWVVAQQMAKKIVTNEFVVMRDVMGHIQDYNPHRRAIIATFLISFANFSTVGMIIGTLKGIVKESTSDFVSKYVPMMLLSGILVSLLTAGFVGLFAW; the protein is encoded by the coding sequence ATGTATTTAATTATCAACATAATTGGGTTATTGGTATTTATAGGTATAGCCGCACTGTTTTCAAGAGATCGCAAAAATATTCAATGGGGTTCAATTGGAATTTTAGTGCTTTTGAATTTATTCCTCGCTTGGCTATTTGTGTATTTTCCAGCAGGAACGAAGGCGGTTGAATTGGCAGCAGCAGGTATTTCATGGGTCATTGATGCAGCATTTTCTGGTGTTGGCTTTGCTTTCAAGAGTTGGACGGTAGGCGATATGGATATGGCTGTAGCTGCGCTGTTTCCAATACTTTTAGTAGTACCATTATTTGATGTTTTAATGTATTTACGAATTTTACCATTTTTTATGCGTGGTGTAGGTTGGGTTTTAGCCAAAATTACACGGCAACCTAAATTTGAGGCTTTTTTTGGTATTGAAATGATGTTTTTAGGAAATACTGAAGCAATCGCAGTATCGAGTGAACAGGTTAAACGCATTAATGATGCACGTGTGCTCACGATTGCAATGATGTCGATGAGTTCAGTTTCAGGTGCTATTGTAGGAGCTTATGTCACAATGTTACCGGGAGAACTTGTGTTAACAGCAATTCCTTTAAATATTATTAATGCGATGATTGTAGCTTCTATTTTAAATCCAGTACATATTGACGTAGATGAAGATGTCATTTATGAGTTGCGGACGAACGAAAAACGACAACCGTTCTTCTCGTTTTTAGGAGACTCGGTCTTAAATGCCGGTAAATTAGTGTTAATCATCATTGCTTTTGTAATTAGTTTCGTAGCGTTAGCAGAACTTATCGATCGTTTAATTCATCTTATTTCAGGTGGTATCGCGACGTTATTCCATGTTAAAGGGAGTATTGGTTTAGACCAAATTCTTGGTTTATTTATGTATCCTTTTGCTTTATTACTTGGTTTACCATTCGATGAGGCTTGGGTGGTCGCACAACAAATGGCGAAAAAGATTGTAACGAATGAATTTGTAGTTATGAGAGACGTAATGGGACATATTCAAGATTACAATCCTCATAGACGTGCTATTATTGCAACATTCTTAATTTCATTCGCAAACTTCTCAACAGTCGGCATGATTATTGGAACGTTGAAAGGTATCGTTAAAGAATCTACATCCGACTTTGTCTCAAAATATGTACCAATGATGTTACTTTCGGGAATTTTAGTTTCGTTATTAACTGCAGGATTTGTAGGTTTATTTGCTTGGTAA
- a CDS encoding FecCD family ABC transporter permease has product MIESKVKVKRRVALLISSVILLICIILNLMTGEYRMTFQQVWQTLLGFGDSASQLILVEFRLPRLMITLFAGIALSLSGAILQGVTRNALAEPGILGINAGSGFAIALFIAIGQIKADDFVYMLPLVSLIGGLVVTLFLFYFSYEGKKGLSPESMVLVGIGLSAALSGGALTLVSSFDKSQSEFISAWLAGNIWGDTWPFVWAFLPWLVIIIPVILYKAETLNILNTDDTIAVALGVSLNRQRVILVLAAILLSSVAVSVAGAIGFIGLMGPHIARSIIGPRHQSFLPLAMIIGGILLVVSDNIGQVLLQPNGLPAGVIAAIIGAPYFLYLMYRVRQF; this is encoded by the coding sequence TTGATTGAATCAAAAGTGAAAGTGAAGCGACGTGTAGCTTTGTTAATAAGTAGCGTCATATTATTGATATGTATCATCCTCAATCTTATGACTGGTGAGTATCGTATGACATTTCAACAAGTATGGCAAACGTTGCTAGGGTTCGGTGACAGTGCTTCACAATTGATACTTGTCGAATTTCGTTTGCCTCGTTTAATGATTACTTTATTTGCAGGTATCGCGCTTAGCTTAAGTGGTGCGATTTTACAAGGGGTCACGAGGAATGCGCTTGCGGAACCTGGTATTTTAGGTATTAATGCAGGAAGCGGTTTTGCGATTGCGTTATTTATTGCGATTGGTCAAATTAAAGCCGACGACTTTGTATATATGTTGCCTCTTGTAAGTTTAATTGGAGGATTGGTCGTCACATTATTTCTTTTTTACTTTAGCTATGAAGGTAAAAAAGGCCTATCGCCTGAGAGTATGGTATTAGTGGGTATAGGTCTTTCTGCAGCACTTTCAGGAGGCGCGCTCACATTAGTTTCATCTTTTGATAAAAGCCAGTCTGAATTTATTTCGGCTTGGCTAGCAGGGAATATATGGGGCGACACTTGGCCATTTGTGTGGGCATTTTTACCTTGGTTAGTCATCATCATTCCAGTGATATTATATAAAGCAGAAACACTTAATATATTAAATACAGATGATACCATTGCCGTTGCTTTGGGGGTTTCGCTCAATCGTCAACGTGTAATATTAGTTTTAGCAGCAATTTTATTATCTTCTGTTGCAGTTTCAGTTGCTGGCGCGATTGGTTTTATTGGATTGATGGGGCCACATATTGCAAGGTCTATCATTGGACCGAGACATCAAAGTTTCTTACCTCTTGCGATGATAATAGGAGGGATCTTGCTTGTGGTGTCGGATAATATTGGTCAAGTCTTATTGCAACCTAATGGCCTCCCAGCTGGTGTCATTGCTGCGATTATCGGTGCACCTTACTTCTTATATTTAATGTATCGTGTTCGTCAATTTTGA
- a CDS encoding FeoA family protein: protein MTHVANAEIGVSYKVTTLNMNNTNLKHRLRALGCIEGCQLQVHQKGLFKGPCTININGQHISIRHCDACKICLEYCHD from the coding sequence ATGACACATGTGGCAAACGCCGAAATTGGCGTATCTTATAAAGTAACCACATTGAATATGAACAATACTAATTTGAAGCACCGCCTACGTGCTTTAGGTTGTATCGAAGGATGCCAATTACAAGTTCATCAAAAAGGCCTTTTTAAAGGGCCTTGTACAATCAATATCAACGGACAACATATTTCTATACGTCATTGTGATGCGTGTAAAATCTGTTTGGAGTACTGTCATGACTAA
- a CDS encoding ABC transporter ATP-binding protein, whose product MNKKNPLIYLLKKISWPVGLIIVAVAIASLGSLSGLLVPWFTKRMVDDFTFTSLDPKFIVTLVFVFLLNAILSGLGYYLLNKIGEKVIYAIRSVLWRHIIHLKMPFFDKNESGQLMSRLTDDTKVINDFISQKLPSFFPAVITVIGSLIMLFVLDWQMTLLTFITIPLFALIITPLGKIMQKISTSTQNEIANFSGLLGRVLTEMRLVKVSNTEHYELDKARHNLDEIYKLGLKQAKIAAIIQPISGIIMLITLGMILGFGGLRISSGAISAGSLVAMIFYVLNLSIPLVNLSTLVTDYKKAVGASSRIYEILHEPLEIIEAKDKTYQLAHGDLTFEHVSFRYDVKPILEDVSFNIQRGAVTAFVGPSGSGKSTLFSLIERMYEIEAGDIKYNQQSIYDISLSDWRHKIGYVMQTNAMMNGTIRDNMLYGVEREVSQEELEHYAKLANCHEFISAFEQGYDTIVGERGLKLSGGQRQRIDIARSFIKDPDILLLDEATANLDSESERKIQEALDVLMENRTTVVIAHRLSTIKKAGQIIFLDQGRVTGTGKHEELMKTHEKYQHFVETQNLTT is encoded by the coding sequence ATGAATAAAAAAAATCCACTGATCTATTTACTAAAGAAAATTTCCTGGCCAGTAGGTTTGATTATTGTGGCGGTGGCAATTGCATCATTGGGAAGTTTGTCAGGGTTACTCGTGCCTTGGTTTACAAAGCGCATGGTAGATGATTTCACCTTTACTTCACTTGATCCAAAGTTTATTGTCACGCTCGTGTTCGTTTTTCTTCTCAATGCGATATTAAGTGGTCTAGGTTATTATTTATTAAACAAAATAGGTGAAAAAGTGATTTATGCTATCCGTTCAGTATTGTGGAGACACATCATTCACTTAAAAATGCCTTTTTTTGATAAAAACGAAAGTGGCCAATTAATGAGTCGTTTAACAGATGATACAAAAGTAATCAATGACTTCATTTCGCAAAAATTACCTAGTTTCTTTCCAGCGGTTATCACAGTGATTGGTTCTTTAATTATGCTGTTCGTCTTAGATTGGCAAATGACACTTTTAACATTTATTACTATCCCACTTTTTGCATTAATCATTACGCCATTAGGTAAAATCATGCAAAAAATTTCAACGAGCACCCAAAATGAAATTGCAAATTTTAGTGGTTTGCTTGGACGTGTATTAACGGAAATGCGTTTAGTCAAAGTGTCTAATACAGAACACTATGAGTTAGATAAAGCGCGTCATAATTTAGATGAAATTTATAAACTTGGTTTAAAGCAAGCCAAAATTGCGGCGATAATTCAGCCGATTTCTGGAATTATCATGTTGATCACACTTGGCATGATTTTAGGTTTTGGTGGTTTACGTATTTCATCAGGGGCGATTTCTGCAGGGTCACTTGTAGCCATGATTTTTTATGTGCTTAACCTGTCTATCCCTTTAGTTAATCTTTCAACATTAGTGACAGATTATAAAAAAGCGGTAGGGGCAAGCAGTCGTATTTATGAAATACTACATGAACCTTTAGAAATCATTGAAGCTAAAGATAAAACGTATCAATTAGCTCATGGTGATCTCACTTTTGAACATGTATCATTTCGATATGATGTCAAACCAATATTAGAAGATGTTTCATTTAATATTCAGCGTGGTGCGGTAACAGCGTTTGTAGGGCCATCAGGATCAGGGAAGAGTACTTTGTTTAGCTTGATTGAACGAATGTATGAAATTGAAGCTGGTGACATTAAATACAATCAACAATCCATTTATGATATTAGTTTAAGTGATTGGCGCCATAAAATAGGCTACGTCATGCAAACTAATGCCATGATGAACGGCACAATTCGAGATAATATGTTATATGGCGTAGAGCGAGAAGTATCGCAAGAAGAGCTTGAACATTATGCGAAACTTGCCAATTGTCACGAATTTATTTCTGCATTTGAACAAGGCTACGACACGATTGTAGGAGAACGAGGATTGAAGTTGTCGGGAGGACAAAGACAACGTATTGATATTGCTCGAAGTTTTATTAAAGACCCAGATATTTTATTATTAGATGAAGCAACGGCCAATTTAGACAGTGAAAGCGAGCGTAAAATCCAAGAAGCACTAGATGTTTTAATGGAAAATCGTACGACTGTGGTTATTGCTCATCGCTTATCAACGATTAAAAAAGCAGGTCAAATTATATTTTTAGACCAAGGTCGTGTGACAGGAACAGGAAAACACGAAGAACTCATGAAAACTCATGAGAAATACCAACATTTTGTAGAAACACAAAACTTAACAACTTAA
- a CDS encoding YitT family protein, protein MKRTVRDLILVIIGSFIFAAGVNVFIISGDLGEGGVTGLAIILYYAFDISPAWTNFIVNAVLIAIGYKFLSKRSMYLTVFATVLISVFLSLTETWHVKADDILVNAVFGGLTVGLGIGVIILAGGTTAGTTILARIANKYLDVSTPYALLFFDFIVVMISLTVIPLDRVLITLISLYIGTKVIDFVIEGLNPKKAVTIISKEPDRVAKMIDEDIGRGVTILNGRGYFSKQETDVLYAVISKTQLSRTKRLIRKIDHNAFVVVHDVRDVYGNGFLVED, encoded by the coding sequence GTGAAAAGAACGGTAAGGGACTTGATTTTAGTTATTATTGGCAGCTTTATTTTTGCGGCAGGTGTCAATGTGTTTATCATTTCGGGGGACCTTGGTGAAGGTGGCGTCACAGGTTTAGCAATCATTTTATACTATGCTTTTGACATCTCACCTGCATGGACTAACTTTATTGTAAATGCGGTACTGATTGCGATTGGATATAAGTTTTTAAGTAAACGAAGTATGTATTTAACTGTTTTCGCGACGGTATTGATTTCTGTCTTTTTAAGTTTAACGGAAACGTGGCATGTGAAAGCAGACGATATTTTAGTTAATGCTGTGTTTGGTGGATTAACAGTGGGTTTAGGCATTGGTGTCATTATATTAGCAGGAGGTACAACAGCGGGAACAACAATATTAGCGCGTATTGCTAATAAATATTTAGATGTAAGCACACCTTATGCGTTACTTTTTTTCGATTTCATTGTTGTAATGATTTCACTCACTGTCATTCCTTTAGATCGCGTCCTCATTACATTAATTAGTTTATATATTGGGACAAAAGTGATTGATTTTGTTATAGAAGGTTTAAATCCTAAAAAAGCGGTCACAATTATTTCTAAAGAACCTGATCGTGTTGCTAAAATGATAGACGAAGATATCGGTCGTGGTGTCACAATTTTAAACGGACGCGGCTATTTTTCTAAACAAGAAACAGACGTACTTTATGCAGTGATAAGCAAAACACAACTTTCAAGAACAAAACGATTGATACGCAAAATCGATCATAATGCGTTTGTAGTAGTTCATGATGTACGTGATGTTTATGGGAATGGTTTTTTAGTGGAAGATTAA